DNA from Flavobacteriales bacterium:
TTGATCAACGCGGGCGCGCCCACGCTGCCCGTGGCGATATCGAGCGGCCACACCACCACATCGGCTGCACCGGCCGGTGAGGACCAGGGCAGGCTGAGGGCGAGGCGGTCGTTCGCGGCCGAAATCTTGAGCGCGCTCCACCATGCGGCGATGCCCGGTGCGCCGATGGTGGCGATGGTGGTGATGTCGCTGATGCCCGCGCGCGAGATGCGGGCGCGCTTGAGCACGTAGGCGTTGCCGTCGAGGCCGAAGGTGAAAAGCCAGCGGCAGCCGTTGGGGAGCACCTTGCTCACCGCGATGCCCTCGCCCATGCCCCCGCCCAGCAGGATGTTCTTGGCGGCCACGTCGCCCTGTGCGCCGAGGTCCATGTCGATGATCGTGTAGTAGTGCTTGTGCTCCTCGGCGTCGTGGTGGATGAGGTAGTACTGCCGGCCATGGCAGGGGCGGGGCACGATGGCGGAGGCCTGGCTGCTGTGGTTGCCGAGGAGCCCGCTGCCGTTGGGCATGGGCTGGAAGGAGCCGTTGCGCACCTGGATGCGGTCGTTGGCCCCCACGGCGCTGGAGAAGAGGATGTTGCCGCCCGCGTCGGTCATCAGGTTCACGTCCTCGGTGCCACCGGTGCCGAAGCCCTGCACCATGGCGCTGATGCTGGGTGCCTGGCCGGTGAGGTCGAGCACGCAGGCATCGCCGCAGTTGCCGCGCAACAGCCACTTGCCCAACTGTGCGCAGGCAGGAAGAGGCACCAGGCAGAAGCTGCCGATGAGGACGAAGAGGGAAGGGATCCCGAGCCTTCGCATCGTCGGAAAATTAGGCCGGTCTGCGCTGGTTGACAAGGACTTCGGTCAGTTGCTGTGCACCGGAGCCTGTTGGCCGGATCAGTACCTGAGGCGGAAATGCTCCTTGGCCTGCCCGGTGCGCAGGAAGACGAGCCCCAGGTCGTAAAGGTCGATGGTCACCGTAACGCGCGGGTGCCGCTGGATGGCGGCCCAGGCTGCCTCCATCCCACGGCTCCAGTGGATGTCGTCGAATACGAGCACGGTGCCTTCGTGGGCGCGGCCCAGGCAGCGCTCGAAGTAGTCCAGGGTGGGCTCTTCGGCGTGGTGGCCGTCGATGAACGCGAGGTCGATGGCACCCATGCGCTCGAGCACCTCGGGCAGGCGGCGCTGGAAGCTGCCGAGCACCGCCTCGACGTTGTCCTGCCGCAGCTGCTCGAAGTGGTGCTGCGCGATGCGGAAGGTCTGGGGGCAGCCTTCGATCGTGGTGACGGTGCCGTTCTCGGCGCCCTTGGCCAGGTAGAGGGTGGTGATGCCGAAGGCCGTGCCGAGCTCCACCACGCTGCTGGCGTCCATCTGGCGGGCCAGCCGGAAAAGGAGCTGCGCCTGCCGGGGCGGCTTCAGGCTCACGCGCGCCATATCGGCCACGCGGCGCACGGGCAGGTCGAAGGCGGACGACCCCGCGCCGAGGTCGTTCACGCGGATGGTCTGCTCGCTGCGCAGGAGGTCCTCGCGCAAGGCCTCGATGGGGGCGAACTCGGGCCGGGCCGCCTGCGGGCGCAGCACCTGCTCGATGAGGTCGTACACGAAGGGGCTGTGCACGCCGTGGCGCCTTCGGGCCTTCACCAGGTGCTCCATGTAGGAGCCGATGCGCTGCAGGGAGGAGGCCATGGCAGCGGCGAAAGTAGGCCCATGGCGCGGCAGGGGCAGGCCACGCCAGCGGCCGGCGCTCCACAGGCGGCTGTGGGATTCCCTCACGCCCGCCGGATGGTGCGATCGGCGATCTCCAGCCGGTCGGTGCAGAAGTCGTGCTCGGCGGGCTGCCGGTTGCTGGCCACTACCAGGGTGCGGCCGTCGAGATGCTCCATCAGCAGCGCCCTGAACCACGCGGTGGCCTCGGCATCGAGGTTGCTGGCGGGCTCGTCGAGGAGGAGGAGCGGGGTGTCGCTGAGGATGGCCAGGGCCAGCTTCAGGCGCTGCTTCATGCCGCTGCTGAAGTGCACCACGGGTTTCTCCCAGGCCGGCTCCAGGTAGGCGATGCGCGCGAGCATGGCGGGCGTGATGCCGTTGCGCAGGGGCTTGAACTGCGCGTGGAAGGCGATGGCCTGCCGCAGCAGGAGGTCTTCGTAGAGCCCGAGGTAAGGCGCTGCGATGCTCACCATGCGGTAGACCTCGTCCGGCGGATGGGCCTTGCCCCGGAGCCGGTGCGTCACGGTGCCGCTCGTGGGCGCCAGGGCGCCGGCGATGGTCTGCAGCAGCGTGCTCTTGCCGCTGCCGTTGGGGCCAAGGATCGCAGTGCGGCTACCGGATGCGAGCGTGAGCGTGACCTCGCGGAAGATCACTTCGGCGCCGAAGGACTTGGCTATGCCGGAGAGCGCTACCTCCATGCGGGGATCGGCGCAGGCGGGCATGCGCGCGCGGTGGGCGGCATGGGCGCCCCTGGGCGCTGTGTGAGCGGAAGTGGAGCCGGGTGCCGCATGCGGGAAGGGGCCTTGCGCAGCGGCGCTACTCGGCCAGCCCGCGCATGATGCCCTTGGGGCTGTTGCGGATGAAGTCGAGGATGAGGCCGCGCTCGGGGCTGCGCGGCAGGGTCTGCTCCACGTTCTGCACGCCCCGCTCCACGTTGGTGTTGCGCACGAAGATCTCGCGGTAGATGTCCTCGATGCGCGCGATCTGGTCGTCGGTGAATCCGCGGCGGCGCAGGCCCACCACGTTCACGCCCACGTAGCTCAGCGGCTCGCGGGCGGCCTTCACGAAGGGCGGCACGTTCTTGCGCACCAGGCTGGCGCCGGCGATGAAGCTGTGCGCGCCGATGTGGATGAACTGCTGCACGGCCACGTTGCCCTCCAGGATCGCCCAGTCGTCGATGGTGACGTGCCCCGCGAGGTTGACGCTGTTGGCGATGACGATGTTGTTGCCCAGGATGCAGTCGTGGGCCAGGTGCACGTAGGCCATGAGCAGGCAGTTGTCGCCCACGGCGGTCTTCAGCCGGTCGGCGGTGCCGCGGTTGATGGTGACGCACTCGCGGATGGTGGTGCCGTCGCCCACCTCGGCGGTGGTGTATTCGCCGGCGAACTTCAGGTCCTGCGGGATGGCGCCGATCACGGCCCCCGGGAAGATGCGGCAGCGGCTGCCGATGCGGGCGCCGTCCATGAGCACGGCATTGGGGCCGATCCAGGTGCCATCGCCCACCACCACGTCGGCCGAGAGGGTGGCGAAGGGCTCCACGGTCACATCCCTGCCCAGGCGGGCATCGGGGTGGATGGAGGCGAGGGGGGAGATGCTCATGCTTCGGCTTTGGCTTTGGGAGCGGTGGCGGGGGCCTTGTCGCGCGCGATCTGCGCCATCATCTCAGCCTCAACGGCCGGTTGGCCGGCCACGTAGCCGATGCCCTTCATGTGCACGATGCCGCGGCGGATGGGCGTGAGCAGCGTGAGGTGGAAGACGAGCGTATCGCCAGGGATCACTTTGCGGCGGTAGCGCACCCCATCGATCTTCAGGAAGTAGGTGGTGTAGTTCTCGGGGTCGGGCACCTGGCTGAGGGCGAAGATGCCGCCCACTTGGGCCATGGCCTCGATCTGCAGCACGCCGGGCATCACGGGGTTGCCGGGGAAGTGCCCGGTGAAGAAGGGCTCGTTGAGCGTCACGTTCTTGTAGCCCGTGATGGTCTCCTTGTCCATGGCCGTGATGCGGTCCACGAGCAGGAAGGGGTAGCGGTGCGGCAGGATGCGCTCGATGTCGTTGATGTCGTACACCGTCTTCGTGAGGTCGAAGGCCATGCCGCCGCTCTTCTCCTCCTGGCGGATCTTCTCCTTGATGCGCTTGGCGAAGGTGGTGTTGCCGAAGTGGCCCGGGCGGGCGGCGAGGATGTGGCCCTTGATGGGCCGGCCCACGAGGGCGAGGTCGCCGATGATGTCGAGCAGCTTATGGCGGGCCGGCTCGTTGTAGAACTTGAGGTCGGTGGTGCTCAGTACGCCATTGCGGCGGATGTGCACGTCCTTGTACTCGCGCCCCAGCGCCTTGGCCAGTTCGCGCAGCTGCTCCTCGGTGGTGCCCTCGCGGTCCTCCATCACGATGGCGTTGTCCAGGTCGCCGCCCTTGATGAGGCCCGCTTTGGCCAGCTGCTCCAGCTCGCGCAGGAAGACGAAGGTGCGGCAGGGGGCGATTTCGTCCTTGAACTCCTCGGCGCGGTACATGCTGGCGTGCTGGGTGCCGAGCACGGGGCTATTGTAGTCCACCATCACCGTGATGCGGAACTCCCCGCCCGGGGTGGGCACGCCGAGCATCTCGGTGCCGCGCTCCTGGGTCTCGAACCAGATGGGCTCCTTGAGCACGAACCAATTGCGCGGGGCGTCCTGCTCTGCGATCCCCACGGCCTCGATGGCCTCCACGAAGGGCCGTGCGCTGCCATCCATGATGGGCACCTCGGGACCGCTGAGCTGCAGCAGGCAGTTGTCCACGCCCAGGGC
Protein-coding regions in this window:
- a CDS encoding class I SAM-dependent methyltransferase, whose product is MASSLQRIGSYMEHLVKARRRHGVHSPFVYDLIEQVLRPQAARPEFAPIEALREDLLRSEQTIRVNDLGAGSSAFDLPVRRVADMARVSLKPPRQAQLLFRLARQMDASSVVELGTAFGITTLYLAKGAENGTVTTIEGCPQTFRIAQHHFEQLRQDNVEAVLGSFQRRLPEVLERMGAIDLAFIDGHHAEEPTLDYFERCLGRAHEGTVLVFDDIHWSRGMEAAWAAIQRHPRVTVTIDLYDLGLVFLRTGQAKEHFRLRY
- a CDS encoding ATP-binding cassette domain-containing protein translates to MPACADPRMEVALSGIAKSFGAEVIFREVTLTLASGSRTAILGPNGSGKSTLLQTIAGALAPTSGTVTHRLRGKAHPPDEVYRMVSIAAPYLGLYEDLLLRQAIAFHAQFKPLRNGITPAMLARIAYLEPAWEKPVVHFSSGMKQRLKLALAILSDTPLLLLDEPASNLDAEATAWFRALLMEHLDGRTLVVASNRQPAEHDFCTDRLEIADRTIRRA
- the lpxA gene encoding acyl-ACP--UDP-N-acetylglucosamine O-acyltransferase gives rise to the protein MSISPLASIHPDARLGRDVTVEPFATLSADVVVGDGTWIGPNAVLMDGARIGSRCRIFPGAVIGAIPQDLKFAGEYTTAEVGDGTTIRECVTINRGTADRLKTAVGDNCLLMAYVHLAHDCILGNNIVIANSVNLAGHVTIDDWAILEGNVAVQQFIHIGAHSFIAGASLVRKNVPPFVKAAREPLSYVGVNVVGLRRRGFTDDQIARIEDIYREIFVRNTNVERGVQNVEQTLPRSPERGLILDFIRNSPKGIMRGLAE
- a CDS encoding bifunctional UDP-3-O-[3-hydroxymyristoyl] N-acetylglucosamine deacetylase/3-hydroxyacyl-ACP dehydratase translates to MSDKQHTLRAAATLNGVGLHSGVPVTLTLLPAPEGHGYKFQRTDLPGQPIIEADADLVVSTARGTTLGKGDAVVNTTEHVLSALYALGVDNCLLQLSGPEVPIMDGSARPFVEAIEAVGIAEQDAPRNWFVLKEPIWFETQERGTEMLGVPTPGGEFRITVMVDYNSPVLGTQHASMYRAEEFKDEIAPCRTFVFLRELEQLAKAGLIKGGDLDNAIVMEDREGTTEEQLRELAKALGREYKDVHIRRNGVLSTTDLKFYNEPARHKLLDIIGDLALVGRPIKGHILAARPGHFGNTTFAKRIKEKIRQEEKSGGMAFDLTKTVYDINDIERILPHRYPFLLVDRITAMDKETITGYKNVTLNEPFFTGHFPGNPVMPGVLQIEAMAQVGGIFALSQVPDPENYTTYFLKIDGVRYRRKVIPGDTLVFHLTLLTPIRRGIVHMKGIGYVAGQPAVEAEMMAQIARDKAPATAPKAKAEA